The genome window CATTTGGGCAAACTTCGGGAATTCAGGGAGGTGGTTATGATGAGGGATACGAAGATTTTGAGGGTTTTGATGAAGATGGGTATGCTTATGGAGGTGATGGGGATCAAGGAGAGTTCGGTTACGTGCAAGGCCAATTTCAAGTAATGCCAAGTGTTGGTGGAGTGCCACAACATCAgattataccacaacacattaggccaaggccacaagggccgcaATTGCAACGTCCGGTGCCTTTGCAACAAGTTCGCCCACAAAATATGCAACCACActtccaaaggccaattcaacgCCCACCGATGCCACCataacagtttcaacaaccaattgcaccacaagggcatgtgccaaggccaatgggtcctattccTCAAAGGGGTAGGTTCGGTGTAccaaggaggcatcttagagAAAATGCGAGGGGCATTGAAGCGCATTTTATGCCGGTAATCACTCATAAtccttcaccggtagtcattcctcaCAATGATCAAGGAAGGACATTTGAAGTGAGGACCAACTCATTGCAAAGCTTGCCAAAATATAAGGgtttagcaacggaggagccttactttcatttggaggcttatgactcgatttgcaacactcttgggagtcaaggattCTCAGCCGATGATATTAAATTGGTActattccaattttctttggaagacaaAGCGAAAAAGTGGTTCTACACATTACCTTCAGCATctatatatacatggggggaaatgcaacaaacCTTTTTGGATGAATTTTACACCGCTCAAAAGACGAATGATGCTAGGAAAGGGTTgagaagctttcaacaacaacaaggtgaGATGTTCCATGAGGCTTTTGAACGTTTCAAcatgatgataaagaattgccctcatcatgggattgagctttgggagttgatgaatgccttccaCGAGGGATTGAGTGTCGAAGATGCTCGTGATCTAATGTCAATTACAAATGGTACTTTTGGCACAAATTACGAGAATGaagattgggagttcttggagaAAATGGCCATtacatcaaagaggaaagctcaagcatcaaggagagcgCGACCGGCTGTCACAAGATCACAAGTTCATACGGTTgacgatggtaatgttcaaacttctaaccaaatttatgatgtttgtgctatttgtaatgaaataggtcatgcggctgaaaattgccaagggatggttcaagggcaatatgaagaagttcatgcggtacaaggtcaaggagggggtggtagaaactaCAACATGAATTCCAATACTTACCACCCCGGTTTACGAAATCACCCGAACTTTAGATACGGGAATTCGTCAAATCAAGCCAACCCGAActtccaaggaaaccaaggatttcaaaggcaatatcaaacgggtcaaagttTTTCGGGTGGAAACGAGGTAATGGAGATGTTGAAGGCGATGCAAATTGAGATGCAACGAAGGAATCAGCTTGATGATGCTCGCATTCAAAAAGACGAAATCCGTGATAAAGCAATTCAGTCGTTGACTACCCAAATGAGTCAACTTGCGAGCGATGTGGCAATATTGAAGAAATCAAAAGGCCAACTACAAAGTGACACGGTGACAAATCCCGAAAACATTAAAAGTGTTAATATCAATGTGGTAAGTACCGTTCCTAATAGTGAATTCAATGAAACATTTTTAACATCTTCTTGTCAAGTGAGTGCAGGTATAGGAAGGGATGCCGAGGTTGAAATGGACAAAGGGCATGGAGCACCACTCGTGCCTATTCAAGTGGGAAAATTAAAAATTCCTCAAGCATTGTTGGACTACGGGGCGAGTATGAGCGTGCTACCAGGCGATCTATACGATATGTACGACTTTGGTCCGCTTCAAGATATAGACACCATGGTGAGTTTGGCGGATGAAAGTTGGAGGCGTCCATGGGGAATGGTTAATAATGTTATGATTCGGTTGGGAGAATTTGACTATCCGgtgaattttctggttttagaTTATGTTTCTACCAAAACGACAtcacaacaaagggtaattttaggtCGACCGTTTCTTTATACGGCAAGTGCTCAAATCAATTGTAGAGACGGGATCATTACTATGACCGAAAAGAACCGTAAGTTGTACTTTGATATTCATACTAGGGAGATTATGAACCTTAAAGAGAAGGGTAGAGAGTCTAGTAACCATATGAAAAGTGTGCATCAGagaataaaaacaaacaaaccaccGGGGTGTGAAAAGAAATATGAAGGTTCGAGCAGGTATGTAGTTGACTATCCACCGAATGGACATTTGATGGATTCATTTCAACCAATGACAAGCTACAGTGGGGGAGGTGATAGGAACcgattctttgagccaccataaatAGGGGTGgcatggtctggctgaagactcgaaacttagcgctgctcgggaggcaacccgaggttttatattgatctttctatgtttatttttctatgtttcagggccatggcgacattcaagtgtggggaagatgtgtGGATACTTGTGTGAAGGTGGTGTTAGGAAGTCGGATCATCCACAACATCTGTTGTgtcaaacttcaccaggtcaatgtactctttccttagtcttgttatgttctttagctttgaaatattggTAGTTAGTTCGTTTGCTTTTagattaagaaaaaaaaaaagaaatttggggtttgagattTTGAGCTAATATTGATGTTGAATGGGTTTTTAGTGATCAATTCCTtccaaaaccatacattggggtcaatgtatcccaagtgtggggatgggggaaaattttgacggtttttaaaatttttaaatcaagCGAAACATTGTTGAAATTCGAACACTTTGAACTTACCCCGAGTGACACACCGGCAACCCTTAATTACCCtttttcttggtgagagttgaagccacacttgtacataaataaaatttatctttgatgagagtggctacgggcgggggtgcattagaacttgtgcttgaatgcggtttgagtccttagttggaCGTGAATATGAAAAGGATaggggcatttaggtagcctcgtctttagagtgcgagtgtgggatttggggggggggggttggacctcattaattatatatatgagcttggtagtgagaggggcgggggtttggacatttagttgccaaattttgtgcctaaagcctatcatttgttaccccttagctagtTTCCTAAAATTTTACCCAACTTGACCtggtcttatagtgttagtagtgTTTTAGTAATGTGTAGatatgttatgatgttatgttgaatgtttgcttattgattaaaaaaaagaaaaagaaaaaaaaaga of Helianthus annuus cultivar XRQ/B chromosome 1, HanXRQr2.0-SUNRISE, whole genome shotgun sequence contains these proteins:
- the LOC110925943 gene encoding uncharacterized protein LOC110925943, which encodes MNSNTYHPGLRNHPNFRYGNSSNQANPNFQGNQGFQRQYQTGQSFSGGNEVMEMLKAMQIEMQRRNQLDDARIQKDEIRDKAIQSLTTQMSQLASDVAILKKSKGQLQSDTVTNPENIKSVNINVVSTVPNSEFNETFLTSSCQVSAGIGRDAEVEMDKGHGAPLVPIQVGKLKIPQALLDYGASMSVLPGDLYDMYDFGPLQDIDTMVSLADESWRRPWGMVNNVMIRLGEFDYPVNFLVLDYVSTKTTSQQRVILGRPFLYTASAQINCRDGIITMTEKNRKLYFDIHTREIMNLKEKGRESSNHMKSVHQRIKTNKPPGCEKKYEGSSRYVVDYPPNGHLMDSFQPMTSYSGGGDRNRFFEPP